The genomic region TGCTttttccgtatgtatgtatatatatatatatatatatattatatatatatataatatatatatatatatatatatattatgtatatatatatatatatatgtatatatatatatatatatatattatatatatatatataatgtatatatatatgtatatttatatatatgtatatatatatatatattatatatatatatatgtatatatatatatgtttatatatatatatatagtatatatatatatgtatatatatatatatatatgtatatatatatatatatatatgtatatataatatatgtatatatatatatgttatatatatatatatgtataatatatatatatatatatatatatatatgtattatatatatatatatattatatatatatgtatatatatatatgtatatatatatatatatatatatatatatatgttatatatatatatatgtttatatatatgtatatatatatgtatatatatatatatgtatatgtgtgtatatatatatatatatatatatatatatatatatatatatatatatatgtatatatatgtatgtatgtatatgtatatgtatatgtatatatatatataatactaagttGTTTTGGTAACTTTGTCACGGATCTGCCTGCCATATCTCTTCAATGAACGGATAGCATCCACAATGTTTTGCAGCTGGTCATCTTCCGGTTTGCTGTCCACATAGAACTGAAGATGGTAGATGCTCTTCTTCAGCAGCAGATCCTTGTCCACCGTGTGTTCaatgttcaaaagcttcgtacaGACCAGCGCGTAGTTCTTGTGCCAAAACGGTGGGAAGTCATCATGCCAGCTGATGGCATCGCTGTATACTTGATACGCAAGCAGGAAcagcttcttcttctccttcacgtTCTTGTTCAGTTCAGCAGTATCGTACATGTGTAATGCCATACCAATTTTCGCGTTCCACATCTCATCAGTGGCGACCTTTTCCCAAGATGTCTCAGCAAACCCAGTGTAAGAGTGGGTCCAGTTGAAAGCGACGTAACCGGTCTGGCGGACCCATTTTTTCAGCACCATGTGTTCCTTCTTTTGGACGAACTGCGAGCACACACCAAAAGGCCATAACTTGTAACTCTTTTTCCATGAGGGCTCATATTCTTGCACCCCTATACAAGCAAATATTGGCCCGTTTGCGTAATTAACGTTGAGGAATTTGGCAAAAGTGAACGATCTTCGACCATCTGGATGCCGCTTGTTTTTCAAATGCAAGAAATCCCCCGGAAAATCAATACGGTTATGATGTTTGCGTAGCATGGGCAAAGCCCATTCATACGTTAGCAGTTCTTGGTCGAAAAGCTTCAGGTCTGATCTGACGTTTTTGCAGAAATGTAAATAACCGAAAGTTGCCGATGATAAGTCTCCTCTTGTGAGAACGGTGGAATTTGGTGGGAAGCTGCGCAGGACGGTGTTGCTGAAGTCATGGACCACCGTCGCGTTGCTTTTGTTGCAGTAGGTGAAGTTGCGGTGGACTTGAAAGACCAAGAGGATCATCGAGGAAAAGAAGAACATACGTCTGAAGAAAGAAGACTTGATCTGGTTGTTGAGGTCCCCGTAGGTGAGAGAGGCCAGAAACACAAGCACCATGCTGGCCTGCATCCAGAAGCGCTCAACAACGCCGAGAAACAGGGGGTTGTTTATGTTGAGGTTAGCCCTCCACGAGAAAAACACCAGGTATGACACAAACATTAACAGATGCACAAGGGCGCAGCTGTATCCGGTGTACAGGCGGCGCACGATGGACCACACGGACATACCAAACAAGATGATGGCAACTGGAGTTAGAGTAAACCACTCGTGGATCATATAGAATTTTAGCCCCGTTATGAGACCGAGCCCTACTTCGTCCTTTCCCAGACTAAACGTACCATATTCTGATCGCATTAGATGAGTCCAGAACCCCGTTATGGTCCGCTGGTCACCCCAAGTCCATTTTGCTACATTCAGGTGTGCACTTATAGGTAGGTACAAGTATGGCAAAAGACCAAGAATGAAGGGAACCAAAAGGGAGAATAAATTAGTCAGACGGAAGAGACCAGCCAGGTATAATTTAAATATCACCCAAGGGATGAGGTAGAGGAGATAGATAAAGGATGTGTGCTGGTTGCACAGGCACAAGGCACTAACAAATGCCCCGATGCGAGCTAACCTTAGTTTTCTAGCCGGTTGTACAGCATTTTCTAGCATGAAGCTGAGGCAGGTGAGAATTGATAGGAATAAGTTGTTCAAGGAAAACACTTCTGCTGTTACAGACCAATTCCATGTTAGCCGGTTCACCGAGAATAGCGCAACGGCAAGCAAAGCGGCTGAAGGCTGACCAGTCTCTTTGAGAATTGTGTGTGAAAGAACGCCGCCGGTCAGTGCAGAAAAGGTGGCCGTTAGAACGTTTGCCCTCCAAGCAGGCGACCGATAGCTACAGCATTTAACGGCGAGGCTGGTCAGCATGGTGAATAGGGGGTATCCCGGAGGGTGGGAAACCCCAAACTGACAAGCAGAGGAGAGCAGTTCTCCGGTGTCACCCCCAGAAATGTCTGGATAGAGTGTTTTGATATACAGAGAAAGCAAGCCAATTGCCACGGTAATTGAAAAATAATCCATCTCTGGattccttttttttgcttgttgaaaacaacaataatgataataataataatgatgataataataatgataataataacaataataatttcaaatttcggcacaagaccagaacaataatattaataataataataatactgttgatatgttagacagagaaaaaaaaaacagaaaagaaaatgtgttgTTAAGTTGTTAATTAGAGTCGAGAGAATTTGTGGTAATTAGTATAAACTAATTAACtatcattaaaataaagtttGCAATGTTTCTCAGATGGATCATTGCTTCTCAAAGTACAGtaagatattttttcttattccatTCACAGTAACTGTGTTTTATCAGGTGGATAAAACTTGTTTTTTTACCGAAATTCTATctgtatttcttccagtttctcaCATTTCTGACATATTCTGATTATCGGTGATAATACTGACGTATGTAAATATTACAGAGCTTCAACGAGTTTTTTCTGAGATGCTACAGCAAATTAAAAAGCGAGGGTCAGATATCCCCAAAATTCAGTTACCCTGGCAATCATCTGGTTCTGTGATGCCAGATAGGAgtgaatatattctgtgtgtgtgtgtatagtatatgtatgtatgtatgtatgagtgtgtgtgtgtgtatatatataaatttcaaaatgtgaccgcgtttgtaccgttggcgattttttttcctctgtcttcccttctctggatctttctttttcttatgtttccgacgaagagctccgctcgaaacgttaaaccctccttctttcctgagcgtccaataatactacatttgttccacgtcctcgcgttgttgtgttttttcgtgctttcttgtttggattaactttataaatatatatatatatatgtatgtatgtatgtatctatgtatatattaatagtgtgtggctgtgtatatatatatatatatatatatatatataatatatatatatatatatatatatatacagtatttacaGCGTTTAGAGGTACTCCAACAAACTGTTCATTTGAAGGTGTGTATTGGTGTATgcatgaacttatatatatatatcagccgaaatttgctatgatgatccggttcctgactgaagattaaaggcttcgaatgacccgtctgttttctgtgttcgtccctttgtgtatttcacgttcttgtttctttatatataatttttattcctatatatatatatatatatatatatggagcttgcttcccagctacatggtttcgggttcagtcccactgcgtggcattttgggcaagtgtcttctgctatagcctcgagccgaccggagctttgtgattgaattcggtaggcggaagttactgccgtgtgtgtatgtgtgcgtatagctgctcggtgcctctccgaaagagagagagagggggatattaTTTACAATGTAGATATGCAATATATTTTACGCAATATACAGGTGCTCTGACAGGTTGAAGGTGTGTGctgttgaatgtgtgtatgtaatatttacaggaaataaatatatgttcctAGATTTTcctgttggttttttttctccCTGTTATTATTGGGAACAGAtcaatgtgtggtgtgtattgatTACACTTgcttgatcaatttttttttttgatcagaCGAGGGAATCAGGAATCAGATGTTCAGAAGCATCCATCAATAGATGAAGACGGCAATGACCTGTCGGATGTATTGACACCTGGAATATTAAAGAAAAGACGAttaattgttaaaatgtttttgatGAGTAATGTGTGGTCAGTATGTTAATAAggttcatcctcatcatcatcatttaacgtctgctttccatgctggcatgggttggacggtttgactgagggctggcgaaccagatggctgcaccagtctccaatctgatctggcagagcttctacagctggatgcctttcctaatgccaaccactccgagagtgtagtgggtgcttttacgtgccaccggcatgagggccagtgaggtggtactggcaacggccacgctcaaatggtgttttttatgtgccacctgcacaagtgctagtaaggtgatgcaggtaatATAATTAAAAGCCAGTCTACTGGgcggttggtgttaagaagggcatccagccataaaaccatgccaaaacaggcatagaagtctggtgcaggctcctgtcaaaccatccgatctatgccaacatggaagatgaactttaaatgatgatgaagatgatgatcatacattaaaaggtgagctggcagaatcattagcatgcctggcattttatctgagttcaaattccgccagttgactttgcctttcaacttttcaggGTTGGTAGAATAATCACCAgccaaacactggggttgatataatcaacttagcctCTCCCCacaaactgttggccttgtgccaaaatttgaaattgataatGTCACATAGTTAGGTGCGGCTGCGTAGTAAGaatatgcttcccaaccacatggttccgggttcaatcccactgtgtggcacaaagggcaagtgtcttctgctatagccatgggctgaccaaagccttgtgagtggatttggtagatggaaactgaaagaaacccattgtctatctaataatctatctatatatacaatctctctctctctctctctatatatatatatatatatatatatatatatatatatactataatgaagaaagctgcttattaattatgtaacaattactaaaagttctaaaagaaagcaattattaaagagttgaccgtctggaaatattcctataaatttatattctgagaaattttctatattttcaatttctcaaGTTTACTGAATTTTTATAACTCCAgttgagtgtggtcgatgccagtgtcgtCTGACTgtctctcatgctggtggcacgtaaaaaggaccattcaagcatggtcaatgccagtactacctgactggctcctatgttggtggcatgtaaaatgcatcattcaagcatggtcaatgccagtactgccctCATGCCggcagcacataaaaaacacccactacactcttgaattggagcctggtgcaccccttagtcaaaccgtccaacccatgccagcatggaaagcagacgttaaatgatgatgatgatctactcCAAGGTGGGGCTTTGATAATGCAGTGCCCATAGTATAAACATAGTATGTCTataagagattttatctcagaaAAAACTGCAGCGTCTTGCCTGTCAATGGTGTATGTACTTAGaatgatattttaatttaaccttttTGCTACAGAAATCAGCTATATCCACTGGAAAATTTCATTACTCTTTACTGTTAAatgcagttttatataccaaacTTTCATTGAGGAACATCATGTCTGAAATAATTTTTAGTTGAGATATGTCAGGCTTATTGAGTCTACTGTAAATCtttgagtatagtccacccttgagtataatacgcaggggatttttagggggctgtacctctgaaaaacctaaaccttgtgtataatacgcaccccttctctaacttgagtcggggaggtctatataacgtccttggtttgtaaaaatgcatatggtaatgtcctttattagtattgtatatataacaatgcaaacGTGTATTCGCAGAgcatttttagggggctgtacctctgaaaaacctaaaccttgtgtataatatgcaccccttctctaacttgagtcggggaggtctatataacgtccttggtttgtaaaaatgcatatggtaatgtcctttattagtattgtatatataacaatgcaaacGTGTATTCGCAGGgcatttttagggggctgtacctctgaaaaacctaaaccttgtgtataatacgcaccccttctctaacttgagtcaaggaggtctatataacgtccttggtttgtaaaactgtatacggtaacgtcctttattattattgtatacataacataatgcaagcatgtagcttttttgtgcattttgtttgcagaaaataaagaaataacagtaataatgtttaataaatgttgcttactgcaagttatggatgattcttttatgacttcattgctttcaggcttagcttaaggtattttcgcgcccggcatcacaaaatgcgtctgaataaacattgctggacagcaaatagagactcggacattgcttagaaaatatttttcatttttaaccttgtgtatactacgcactagggattttgacccttaaatttttgggggaaaatgtggattatactcgaggatttacagtatatgcCTTGCAGAaaatactaattttatttttttggtagatatttaacaacATTACTAGAAAAACCATGGAATTAGTGTTGGCATTAAAGGAATAATGAATaagaaaagtgaaagtagagacagttttttttttttctttgtgtgtatgtgtggtttgccgaaccgctaagtgacagggacgcaaacacaccagcatcggttgtcaagcgatgctagggggacaaacacagacacacacatacatatatatatatacatatatacgacaggattctttcagtttccactcacaaggtattggtcggcccggggctatagcagaagacacttgcccaagataccacgcagtgggactgaacccggaaccatgtggttggtaaacaagctacttaccacacagccactcctacgcctatatacacacacatatatatacatacaaatatgtgtataaacatatatgtgtgtgtgggcacatgagtggctgtgtggtaagtagcttgctcatcaaccacatggtttcaggttcagtcccactgtgtggcaccttgggcaagtgtcttctactatagcctcaggctgaccaaagccttgtgagtggatttggtaggcggaaactgagaaaagccagtcgtatatatgtatatatatatatatatatatatatatatatatatatatatatatgtgtgtgtgtgtatgtttgtgtgtctgtgtttgtcccccacccagcatcgcttgacaattgatgctggtgtgttgatgtccctgtaacttatcagttcagtaaaagagacagatagaataagtactaggcttacaaagaaaaagtcctggggtcgatttgctcgactaaaggcaggtgctccagcatggccacagtcaaatgactgaaacaagtatttcagagtgtgtagattacaattatattggaatttaataagctataaagaaaaagaaaaaaaaaaaaacggcgggcTCGTAAACATCTATGCTGACACATTGCAAATATTTACGATGGTTTGTCAGGAAATTTTTATTCCTGGTTGAAATTGATTTGCCCAAATTACGCTGCTAATACCGTTACAAAGAGCATGAATAGGGGATAGatcctatttgtgtgtgtgcatgtgcgttcgtgtgtttttgtgtctgtgttcgtctccaccatcactgcttgacaaccagtgtttgtgtgcatatgtcccgttaacttagcggttcggcagaacgaaccaatagaatgagtaccaggcttaaagtgaatgagtactgcggtcgatttgctcgacaaaaaatTCTTGAAGACGGTGTCCCGGCATaaccgctgtccaatgactgaaacgagtaaaaggataaaagataaacgatatgtgggtactacttgagaacggtggtcccggtgcgcgcactcgcgctatctagtcgtgactagtcgatcctacaacgactacctagcagaATAAAACTACACAtagtagataatttttttaagcaaagtaaataaaacaaaaacacaaagttaggatcgactagtcacgactagctcgCGTGGATGCGCGAgtatgcgagtgcgcgcaccgggggaccactcttcttaaatagtacccgatatgtgtgtctgtgtttacgtgcgtgtatgcattacacacacatacaggttaaTTACAGCAGAAAAGGAGATAGGCGACTTACATGCGTCTTAGGAAGAGCAGTAAAGCGAAAGTGCGTTATTAATTGACAGTCGAAGTGAAGAGAAGACGATGGTTGatgctgatgattgtgatgaaggtgatgatgatgatggtggtggtggtggtggtggtgaaggtgtgaTGACCACGAAATTGATGGTGGGTCACtggaaatatttgataaattaaaaaaaaaaaacagaaaaacaagtcAAGAGTTCTTGTGTTGTTGAACGTCGGGTCTTCTCCGACCGAGCTGAACCACGATCAAAGGCgtcccagccgtgaccatcccgtcttctaatgtccttttttttttttgcatatagtgttgtgtaatatgtataagactacattatcgaatatttaaaatattttttcaagatGGAAAGatgcagatttggctgctatttctaacactcTTTCGCTCCTGCCGTATTGTTTGATGAGAGTGAGCGAAGACAATCGGAAACGGTGACTGCTCCAAAAGTATCCCGTCTGTTAAAAAGTCCCGGACAGGGTTGTCAGTTCCAAATTTTTAAAACTGCTATTTTCGTAgataaaaaatacagaataaaagagaaatgtacctcgcaaaaattaaaataatgatgaataataaaaaaaacacctaAGCAAAAAGCACAGAAATAGGTTTAAATATCCAAGCCCTAAAAATTTAAGGAAgcgggttaatcgattacatcgacccccgagCTCATCtttgttaattattaaatttttctttgcatCAATCGTTTGATTATGGCAATAATATTGCTTATCTTAAAACTGAGAGGAAGAGACAGTCTATCTGTGAAAATAATGAGACAAGAATTGCGTAAGTCACAAAGGAATAATTTATCTAAAACTTCATTCCTTTATAATTAAGATTTTCTTTCATCTTATCTACATTATAGTTAGGCCATGATGTACCTCAGTAGAAATGTCTACTGGCACACAGCCTGTCGGCCAGAAACAGCCATCAgcgaagaaagaaaacaacaaatatcttacaaaccatagaattttctcaataaagccaagagaaaaagatgttttataaacacattctaccagtatacgaagtttaaaagtgtttagttacgtggaaattatgttaaaaaactgtcggtcaaacagaaaagatccctgtttcttaaacgagggacatattcatacggcacagaatgttttcacctcaatagacatcactgattggttgaaattgcagaaattgaagaaaaaaaacaacaaatatcttacaaactatagaattttctcaataaagccaagagaaaaagatgttttataaacacattctaccagtatacgaagtttaaaagtgtttagttacgtggaaattatgttaaaaaactgtcggtcaaacagaaaagatccctgtttcttaaacgagggacatattcatacggcacagaatgttttcacctcaatagacatcactgattggttgaaattgcagaaattgaagaaaaaaaacaacaaatatcttacaaaccatagaattttctcaataaagccaagagaaaaagatgttttataaacacattctaccagtatacgaagtttaaaattttttagttacctagaaattattttaaaaaactgtcggtcaaaccgaaaagatccaagatgtCTTATATGACACagtctaccagtgtccgaagtctgaaagtgtttagttacaaaaaaattaatttctcgatctgccgttcaaagggtaaagatcccatATATGCATTGTtccttattatatttattgtaaaggCTGTGTGTCATTATCATAAgatattttaacaataaataaCCTAATTGTTACCTTACCAATAAGAGATTAATAATAGAAGAATGAACATTACTATTCCCAATGTAAGGATGGTACGTGGTCAAAGAAAATCATGAACACCAAGGCCGTATCAACAAGTTTTGACCTTACACTGCATTTGcgatcttatctttatatataaaagtcaaattgtgtgtctgtctcctacgatttagattcctaactactcccacattttgtggtgcagtgtaaccaaaaccgggtatcttatagtcgtgattcatatcgagcccttctgggtattagcgcgcctctacgatgagtctacgatttaaaaattatttaccatcaatttttcccatttttaatgtatttttggcaagtaactctctaaaaaattattattaaatctcagaacgtaaaaagctacagtaacagccccctttgtggttagccatattgagatggctcgACTAAAAATTCCTGAAGACAGTGTCCCAGCATaaccgctgtccaatgactgaaacgagtaaaaggataaaagataaacgatgtgtgggtactacttgagaacagtggtcccggtgcgcgcactcgcgtaagctagtcgtgactagtcgatcctagaacgactacctagcaaaataaatactttacatatctaaaaatgcttatatagttatttcccttacaaatccaagcaacgccgggcgatactgctagttatcaaTAAACTGTTTTGGCTTTCGCTTAAAAGTATTGATATTTTGTGTGGCTTTGATATTATCAGTCTACCAATTATACGCAGAACATGCAGCAAAATCTATCATGTTCTCTTGTCCGGTAGCTCGGACTTGCTAACGCCAGTGTGCTCTCGAAACTGCTGAAGAACGTCTGCCTAGCCAACAATTCCTAGGGTTGGCAGAAACTGTTCCTATTCTCCCTGGTCTCTCTCCGCGTGACGAATGGGAAAAGTGGATCCCTCACTACTTCCCTTAAACGGCATTTCGAGCTGTTCGAATCTACCTCCAACCATTGTCCATCTCAGGTCGGTGATTTGCTCAATCCCGAACAATGGTCGACTACCTAACTTAAAGAAGGCCGTTGATTTCAAATTCAGTAAACTTGACATTAAAGGGGCTGTTCGCCTCCTTTCTTCTCTGTTCTACCTCGTCCCATGGACTACAGACTCCCTCAATCAACCGAAGGAGAAACATCCTCCGACCCCTCCGGATTATCACCTACACTGGCTCGACCCACCAAGTTTCCTACGACCACCGAAAGTATGGGACAATCTGTGTTCAGATGCCACTTCCAACTCTCTCCTTGATCAATCTGATCAATTTTCAAGGTGTTCCCTACTTCCAGCTAGTGTAAAATTCTCAGGGGACTGGATCGATGCCCTGCCGGTGGTTAACACTGGAAGTCTACTCAATCTAGATGAGTTCTACATCCTCATCGCACTCAGGGAGCTGACGTCCGCAGGGGACTGAAATATCGCCATGGTAGCCCCCTCAGGCCCACAGGTCTTCACGGTCTGTCTTGCCACCTAAATGCTGGTCGTTTCGCTCGTCACACCGAGCCAAGCGTAATCATTAGCGGGCCCTTACTCGGATTAATATCTCCCCAAATCTGGAGCCGGCGGCAATATCCAGAAGTGATGGAAAGAGACCAGATGGTCTTACCCTCTGTCCATGGGTTAGAGGTAGGTACCTCATCTGTGACACCACGATCTGTGACTCTTTTGCTCCTtcccacatcctggatgctgcggTAAATGGGAGGGTCATTGCATCTGTAGTTGAACAGAACAAACTCCTGAAGTATTGGGATCTGGCAGTGAACTATCTCTTCCAACCTGTGGTGTTTGAGGGACTGGGCTACTAATGGC from Octopus sinensis linkage group LG29, ASM634580v1, whole genome shotgun sequence harbors:
- the LOC115226008 gene encoding transmembrane protein 260-like, giving the protein MDYFSITVAIGLLSLYIKTLYPDISGGDTGELLSSACQFGVSHPPGYPLFTMLTSLAVKCCSYRSPAWRANVLTATFSALTGGVLSHTILKETGQPSAALLAVALFSVNRLTWNWSVTAEVFSLNNLFLSILTCLSFMLENAVQPARKLRLARIGAFVSALCLCNQHTSFIYLLYLIPWVIFKLYLAGLFRLTNLFSLLVPFILGLLPYLYLPISAHLNVAKWTWGDQRTITGFWTHLMRSEYGTFSLGKDEVGLGLITGLKFYMIHEWFTLTPVAIILFGMSVWSIVRRLYTGYSCALVHLLMFVSYLVFFSWRANLNINNPLFLGVVERFWMQASMVLVFLASLTYGDLNNQIKSSFFRRMFFFSSMILLVFQVHRNFTYCNKSNATVVHDFSNTVLRSFPPNSTVLTRGDLSSATFGYLHFCKNVRSDLKLFDQELLTYEWALPMLRKHHNRIDFPGDFLHLKNKRHPDGRRSFTFAKFLNVNYANGPIFACIGVQEYEPSWKKSYKLWPFGVCSQFVQKKEHMVLKKWVRQTGYVAFNWTHSYTGFAETSWEKVATDEMWNAKIGMALHMYDTAELNKNVKEKKKLFLLAYQVYSDAISWHDDFPPFWHKNYALVCTKLLNIEHTVDKDLLLKKSIYHLQFYVDSKPEDDQLQNIVDAIRSLKRYGRQIRDKVTKTT